The Raphanus sativus cultivar WK10039 chromosome 2, ASM80110v3, whole genome shotgun sequence DNA segment AATCTTTTGGGACAAGGCAATAATAGCATCTAGGTTTAGATTATGTGTCAATCAAAACTATTACCATAAACATATCTTCGTGATTTAGTTAGATATGATTTGAAGATTACTGTTGCAAAAATCACATAAATATGTTTTCCTTCTTTATTTGGTGTTCTTGGGGTTTGTCGTTTTGTAGAACATTAGATCTGTACTTTTGTTTTTACTCACCAGTAGATATGTACTATAGACACATGACAGATAAGCAACGTGGGCGTACTATAAGATGTATGATTAtgagttttcatatttatttttgttcctaATAACATTAATTTCTTTGACAGACGCGCGTTGAGACggtgaatttaaattaaattacaaaatggGTTACTGGAATTCGAAGGTTGTTcccaggttcaagaagatattCGAGAAGAATAGTGCTAAGaaggctgctgctgctgaagCTTGCAAGACCTTTGATGAGTCTAAGGTACATATAATTATCTCCGTAATCGTACTTTATGCTAACTATATAGCTATAGGTCCCATGAGACGCCATTATTTGGTCATAAAtctataatatatttctttgcTCATAAGTTTATTTGCTGTATCTGTATGGTAGATgtttatttaatagttttgtTTGATTCCTGAATAgacgaaaaaaaaataataacaattagCACGTATTTAATGGACTTTCGTACTTCAGGTTATTTTTTTCCTGCAATAATTATCGACTCAAGCTATATTTATTGGGGCTATTAGTTAGGAAATTTCGGTTTTATGTGTTTGCTAATATGGGCACGTATGATGATCAATGGTGTATGTATGACAGGAAACAATCAACAAGGAAATTGAGGAGAAAAAGACAGAACTCCAACCAAAGGTCGTGGAGACCTATGAGGCCACGTCTGCTGAAGTCAAGGTCcctatcttatttttttaacttaagatatatataattaagttttgaattcaaaatctaaattCAATACACCTCCCTAGTTACTATGGTTGTgttattaaacttaaaattaaaacgGGCAGGCTTTGGTGAGAGACCCTAAGGAGGCTGGTTTGAAGAAAAACTCTGCGGCTGTGCTGAAATATCTCGAGGCTCTTGTCGGTATAGGTAAATATGATTCAATTACGTATACGCTTTATCATCTCCTTATTATAAATACCCCGACAACGATATTTGCTTGTCTTATCTTTTTATGTATtgtcttatataaaattattgattaTACTCAAATATTTGCTAGCAAAAACTTTGGATTCCTATCCCATCTTATATTCCTTTTTTCTGAAGAGTACATCTTATATTCTTATACGCATGTATATCTCGAGTTTAATCCATATTATATGTAGTAAGATATGTAAATCTCCTAGTTGTGTATATCTCTAGTAAACTGAAATGTTATATTATAACATATTCGTATTATATTGAACAACTAGCCGGTATCGTATCTTTCGTCatatttcacttttttttttttgaaactcttcGTCATATTTCACTAATTCAAAAACGTTAGGTCAAATCTCATCATCTTTTTGGGaaaatatgttttgattaaTCGGGGATcacttttctttcttcttacTTTTTATCTTAGATGAAAGTACTGAGTTTACTTATCTTATATGTGTAATTATGAAATGTAAAATTCAGAATTCCCCGGATCAACGGCTGTGAAAGAAGCTGCCTCTAGCTTCGGAGCTGGCTATGTCTCCGGACCAGTCGGGTTCATATTCGAGAAGGTATGTGTGTTCCTTCCCGAGGAGGTTAAGACACGGGAAGTACCTGTGGAGGAAGTGAAAGCCGAAGAACCAGCCAAGACCGAGGAGCCAGCCAAAACCGAGGAGCCAGTCAAAACCGAAGAAACAAGTGGCGAGAAGGAGATtgttgaagagaagaaagaagagaccGTTGCAACCGCCGTCGTTGAGGAGAAGAAACCTGAAGTAgaaaaggaggaggagaagaagccTGTCGTAGAAGAAGtgaaaaaggaagaagctgCTCCAGCTCCAGCTCCAGCGGTGGTTGAAACTCCGGTTACGGCACCAGCTGAAACGACAACGCCGGCGCCAGTGGCTGAGCCACCGAAGCCTTGATTCGTTTCAAGATGGTACGGTTTGCTTTATCTTGTATGAAAACATCTTTGTACGTGACAAAAACtgaaaggaacaaaaaaaaaacaaactattttcattctttttattttatttggtttgtCTTTGTGTGGATAAATCTCTGTTTCTGGAAGTCGTTCATGTGTTGTTTATTTGTATTCAtttgaatttgtaaaaaaagTATTGGTggatgtttttctttctttctttctatacaaccatttgtatatgttttaacCAAGCTTATCAACCTCAAACAATTCTTGATATATCTTCCAATCAAATTAAATCACTTGTTGAATAGGTCTcttaattatgtttttcttgTTAGCAATATCAATATGACGTTGTCTTGTTCACTTAGAATTTTTGTTGATGTTTTCTTGTCAATAATATTACTGTAAAGGTTCATGGAACATTAACAAatctaataataaaataagcttacgttatacaaattaaaatgaaaGGAAATAAGACCAAGTCGCTTCTATATTATTATAGTCCGCGGATCTATTTGCACATATTTTGGATCATTTTTAGGTTTGCTTCACTTTAGAAACAGGATTCTCTAATCGACAACCATTTGTGAAAATTTCGACTAATTTTTGGTTAGTATatcttgaaatattttattgatcTGATGGCGATGTGTTATAGGTGCACGTGAAATTTGATTTGTCAAGCAGAAAGAGGAGGGCACATCGGATTTATCTAAGATTGTTGATACGTGCAAGTAACTAGGAGCTTAAATTGCAGAccaagacatatatataatatgcaacaaaagttttaattttcttaattcaaATGTGAAGTGGTAAGCAACTTATCTCTTAATCACACTATCCTCTCTGGAAtctattttctcttttctttaaaaacagctGCGTAATATTCCATTATACCCACGATAGGCATAATAAGAAATCAAATCAAGtcattttcaattttataatttagttatGTTCTTGGTTTTGACTtgaccattttttttttagcaGCACATAGCCGTATCTTGAAGTTGAAATTTGATGTCTTACTCTCTGGCCCCTAAAACATTTTCATAATGATCAAAGTATTTTGGATCTTATGGTCTATAGTTTTCGTGGGCCGGAGTGTCTTTACTTTCCATGTCCATCTAAAATTTGATACTAAGAGAAGCCTTTTCTTCGATCTGATCCCAAAATTGTCTTGCGTGTTACTGTTTTTCTCTTTCAATCGAAATAACAAACTAACAACTCTCGAATCAACTTCCAAATGGTAAATACTGAAGATGAGTTGCTTCCATTTCCTTATTGTTTCGTACTTCAATATACTTTCTTCAATCCTAAGTGAAAACTCTTGCATATCTATCCAgtgttattaaattttatttgtatctTTAGACTAATCCGaccttaaattatttttatttataaattttgaaaccCGAACCGGACACTGAACTAGAGAATTTAACGGGTTAATATTGGATTACTCGATCAACCATGGACAAACCGTAAGTcgataaattaattatttttgttatacaataatatatcatCTACTGAAAATTAGAAGAAATATTTTATGTCTTAAAAACAActgaaaaatacataaatttcgtttaaaaaaatcatttcacatataaaatatcaaaaataaaaataattagactATTTCACAATTTTGTAAACAATTAAGAATTAtgacatataataaaaaaatatccagacttaaaatcttaaatcatttaaatatctaatgcaaataataaaattaaactttaaaccaaaataaacaaaaataaaacataaaattgtaGTATTATCGATAACAAATATAGACGAAtatcaaatcacatcaactagTTTTAATAGATTCATATCcacatgaaaatataatattttattcttaaaactaaaaaactaaCTTTTTAATTAGAATACAAAACATATTCTAATAAAGTAACTAAAAATCCAAAAGATAATAATTAAAAGTTACATATTAGTTTAACCAATGATTTAACTGGTATTGAAGTTCTgggtttttctgtttttttcagGGTTATACCGAATTTCTAAATTATGATGTTTTCCTAAAACCTAAACcagattatatattaattggaTCACTAGATTTATCGTTTTGACTGCAGATTCAAAACACTGGTTAAGGTACTTTAATTAGTTGACTAAAGAGAGTGGTTGTCAAGTGAGCGAAAACGGACCAAGCTAAAATAAAGTCTCCCTTTGTCTTGGAATCTCAATTATAGACACTTTCAAAACAATTGTTTAAgaaattaacattttattgaCTTAtggaaatatttttgtaattacgATATACTTTTAGTAATACCAGAAGTATTTTTAAGGAAACATGTCGGTATATGTTTAGAACATCTCTAATGTATTACTCTAAAATACTGAACACCAaaatagatttgaattttattccAATTTATTAATCCATATTTActccaaaaaataatattgtaaaatgattttattttatttaattaataattgttactaatacatttaaaattacCTACTAATCTCAATTAtcttatgtttataaaatattcataaaataaaatttacttaaattaaatatttattattaaaaagtacaataaatcataaaaacatataatatatgatattttagttCAATAATGAGTATTGGAATATTTTTTCTCACAAATGATCAACTAATTTATTTCATAATGTATAATCAATTTCTTTATCAGTGAATTTTTTAAATCGTGCAAGAAAATTAATAATGGATATGTTCATCATTTGGAAAATACTTCACCGATCATGGCggttccaaaaataatttaCCAGACtattaaatttcttattttatgttataagtattttataatttatgtttagtttagtattttattagtttatgaaatttttatgtAAGATTTTAAATAATCTCTTATGGAAGACCATATTTCTCTTCATgttattatactattttaaaatattatctaaGTATGTAATAAAAGAATTCAAGATTTAAAAGATCATTCTATGAATAAAAAAGATTCAACTTCAAAATGAAGTGATGGGtataattattacataaatGGAGTAACCTTAGCTTTTACTtcattttggagttgaaaataaaatgaaattatagcatatttttctccaaaaatatatttggattagaaaatgaaatatgatTAGAGATGCCCTTAGAAATGCCGGTAAATTCTACTATTAAAGGTAGTTTTATAAGAGCATAAATGAACGCCAAAGAAAACCTCAAAAGAAAACAACAGAAATACCTAGAAAAAATTGCAAAACAAATACATGAGGCAAAGACACAAAGTCGGACCCAAAGCCATTTTACCAATAAAGTTGGCAATGAAAAACGAAGTAGCCGCTCCATAAAGTCTCAATTCAAACCCCATAGCCTGATAGCCATTTACTGAGAAAGTTTTGCAATTTAAATAAAGTCGAACTTATGATAAAAGAAAAGTCGAACCATAGCCATTTACCAAAAAGCAGTGCAGCAACTGAAAAGGAATAAGGAAGAAGCCTTAATTTAACTCGTTATAAAAAAGGTTCTAACTCTCGTTTCTTTATATTACTTGCACAACAAAATGTTGAAATGTATTTGGAACCCTAGTCCCTAGAAAGATGTAAACGTACTTCTTTAATGTTTACAGAAATGTTGGTTCCTGCAACTCCAAATTTCATATATCCTCCGAGAATGTATGAATATAAAATGATGGGGTGGATTCTTCACGGGTGATTGCGGATGCGTTTCTATGATGATGTTATGATaggccttttttttttgaacaactgaTCGGCTATATATCGATAGACCACTGATTagttttatatcatttaaaactACATGTGCTCCTACTAGTTTGGACCAGCCAAATTTGTCACGATtaattataacatattttaGACGATCAGTATCATGCATGGTAAATAGTCTTAAAACCAACAACGCCAGCGTTGGAATTGTCCACTCCGTAGCAACATTTGTAGTTTTCATCAATAATGGTAAATAGAAACGAGGGCTTAGGGATGTATATTCAGATTCAAAACAAACAATTATTAATTGTCTCTTAGTTGAACCAATTCTTTACTTGAGTGTTTGTCTTCACTTTCAATTTGAAAACTTTCATATATGCTTgaagaaaattaaaagtaaaagatTGCGACGTTCATTTTAGAAAAGAATAGCATGCTCCAAATTCCTAATAATCAGCTGTCGTTGGCTTTTCTTTTTGACTTTAGACCAGCAAAGGTAATGGGAGGGCCTCCTCTTTGTTCTTCTCGAATTTTAGGAATCCCAGTAATCgtaaaccaaaaacataatcgagaaaaactaaaaagagcCCATGAAATAGCAAAAGAAATATCGATTTGGTAAAAAAACATcgatttggtaatatttttactaatataaagttcaatttttgtttttttactaatactagattatgatccgcgctttggaagcgcggaatattttacgatgaaaattttcactaataacttaacaaatattttggtaacttttaaagagtgtatttaaaatatttttgcatttaaaccagtgtttctaaattcaacccCATTGTGATTATatcggttaatccggagatctgacaattcaatttaggtttttaaaatattcatattaacaaaaatcactaaaatctgagactaaccgattgaactgatggatgaccaatatgtaatctaatttgatttaaattgtaatagtatcataatttgtaatcttataatccaaattttaaagttcattattttgcaatttaagaaattatgatgtttctacaaaattttaaaaagaaaatgatagatataaaatattaagattaattattttgttgtttggaaacattgatagtagtataaaaatatattgtttggaaatattgatagtagtataaagaaataagtatattgtttggaaacatggatagtagtataaagaaatgaacattagtgatttaatataggtttaactataaagtataaaagtgtatttaatttaaaaacttacaaaataaatgttaggtccaacagaatgtttctgttttaataagatagatataaatgaacttttctttttgtcgGATGTCCATTTCTTTAGACAAGTTTTGACCAGATGAACCGTTCTTTGTAAAGAATTTCTATCTGACTGTGTTTGATTTATCTgggagaaaataaaacatttaatagcCTCTTTAGCTAATTGGTATGCTCGAGCATTCTCGCTCCAGAGAATATGAAACAGTATTACACTTTTAAAGTTATCCTGTAGACTTCAGAAAGTATCAATCCCTGAAACAAAATTGGTGAATTTATCGATTTCCTAATCATATTCACTAGGTCTGGCCAGTTCATCGGATTCATGATAAATAAAAAGAGGTAGTAGTTGTTCTTATAAATCTGATgcaattaaaaatacaatttagaaaacaaaattttagaaaaaagagAATAGTGGGAAAGCGCAGTTGacaaaataatttgataataattCATTCATACTATCCAAATGGTGACGGTGATGGATCACACCGTATCGCACGATCGTCAATAGTAACAAAAATCTctgtatatctatatatttatatatttttattattattagcaGTTATTCCGTATGTTACCATTCAAAACTAAACCATGTAAACATCTTTCTGTAGGTTAGTGGTGTGAAAACTTCGAGGAGTTTTAGCTATTGAAACATTGAGTACAGAAACAGAATCCTTGACAGAGAAGTTATTAATTTCTTCtataacaacaaaaataaaacaaaaggagCAGCACAATTACCAAAGATTCGAGTTACTTTGGACTAGTTTAGTGGTTGGACAAAAAAACATTAGAATGACATAAATGTAGGGTGTTTATTTCATAATATAGGGTAACTATATGATTTATAAGTTGGTGAATTTCTAAAAGTTGGTGAATCAGTTTTTGgactatatgattttatttcataaaagttGGTGAATTCCACCCTAacgaaagcaaaaaaaaaaactgattcaTACGTTCCACCAAAATGATAAGACAAATAAGAAacactcaattttttttttgatcaaaagaaacACTCAATTTAAAATGACAATACATGTTATATTGTGTGTGTTCTTTGTGATATTGTAtgtttcttatttgtttttctatattacattttaaaaggttttttttttatcaaaacccTTTCGCTTAAAAGGTTTTCTTATAAAACCCTTTCAACATTTACTATAATGTCTTATTATATTTTCGCCATTTACTGACCTATTTATTTGGATATGTTAATCGGTTAACAATAAAAAagatgaaatataatttattatctCCCATATACTGTATATAATTTCAAACAATCAACTTGTCGTAAACAAAGTTTGTCGTAGATAGCGTTCAATTTCGGACCAAGGTAAGATCAAAGTTGGATGCAAAAATGTTTTAAACCTGGTTTTAGAGCTCAAAATTTCATGATCTCAtcgaatcaattttttttttaaaaacttgttTTCTTAAAACCCAGTAGACTATGCGACTCCTTTTTGTTGATCAAATAGACTATGTGACTATATATATGtcgtatatatatatgcacaaaTAATCCTAAAAATGGGGgatgaagaaaaaatcaaacaaaacataaagagAAGGTAAAAAGAAGGCAAGAGGCACTAatctttagttttataaattcCTCCATTAAAGAAAAAGCGATGATGTTTGCTCTCATCTTTTAAGAAAGTGTATATATTGCGTTTGCTTTTTCTCAAAAGCAATAGACtcatcaaccaaaaaaaaataaaaataaagctCAATCCAAAAGACGAAGAATGCTTTGGATACTGCAACTTCTTTTTTCACCttctttgaaaaaattaaattacaattttcacgttttgtattttatagaaagaaagaaactgaaGGCTTGAAATAATGATGATCCTCTTCACTCATTAAGCCACTCACACTATAAGCAGCAAAACTACAGAAAGGTGAAAGCATGATGATCTCTAATGATGATGATCTTCTTGGATCGATATCTCTAAGGTTTTGCAGTTTCTTCGAAGACCCTTCTTCCCTTTCACTTCTCTGAACTTCAGATTTGTGTCGGagatatctttttattattctgATGTTACAATGGCAGACAAGATATTCACTTTCTTCCTTATCTTGTCTTCAGTCTCTCCTCTCCTTTGTTCTTCTTCGGGCTCATCTCTTAATCTCTCACTAGTAAGACAAGCCAAAGTCCTTGTCTCTCTAAAGCAAAGATTTGCTTCCTATGATCCTTCCCTCGATTCATGGAACATTCCAAACTTCATTTCCCTCTGTTCTTGGACAGGCGTTTCTTGCGACAACTTGAACCAGTCCATTACACGTCTCGACATCTCTAGCCTCAACATCTACGGCACGCTCTCGCCAGAGATCCATAAGCTCTCGAGCCTAGAGGTCTTAAACATCTCAAACAACGCCTTCGAAGGAGAGCTTGAGCCACTTGAGTTCGGTCAAATGTCTCAGCTCGTGACTCTCGACGCTTACAACAACAACTTCGACGGATCACTTCCTCTGTCTCTGACCAAACTCACTAAGCTCGGTCACTTAAATCTTGGAGGAAACTACTTTCACGGTGAGATCCCTAGAAGCTACGGAGATTTCTTGCGTCTCAAGCATCTAGATTTATCTGGAAATGACCTAAGCGGAAGAATCCCCAACGAGTTAGGAAACATCACGACTCTTGAAAAGCTATACCTAGGTTACGACAACGAGTTCCACGGGATACCTGCAGGCTTAGGGAGCTTGATCAATCTTGTTCTGTTGGATTTAGCTAACTGCAGCTTGAGAGGATCAGTTCCTACAGAACTAGGGAAACTCAAGAACCTGGAGGTTCTGTTTCTTCAGATCAACGCACTCACAGGTTCTATTCCTAGAGAGTTAGGGAACATGACAAGCCTCAAGGCTCTTGATCTCTCCAACAACTTTCTAGAAGGAGTGATTCCTCTAGAGCTCTCTGGACTTCAAAAGCTTCAAGTGTTCAACCTCTTCCTCAACAGACTACACGGCGAGATTCATGAGTTCGTATCTCAACTTCCTGATCTCGAAGTTCTCAAGCTTTGGCACAACAACTTCACCGGGAAGATTCCTAAGAAGCTTGGATCGAACGGTAAGCTCGTGGAGATCGACTTGTCAACCAATAAACTCACAGGTTTGATCCCTGAGACGCTCTGTTTTGGAAGGAAGCTAAAGATTCTCATTCTCTTCAACAACTTCTTGTTCGGTTCTCTCCCTAAAGACCTTGGCCAATGCGAGCCGCTTTGGAAGTTGCGTCTAGGTCAGAACTTTCTGACGGGTAAGCTGCCAAAGGGTTTGGTTTATTTGCCGCATTTATGGCTTCTTGAGCTTCAAAACAACTTCTTGGCCGGAGAAATCGAAGAACAAGAAGCCGGAAAAGCAAGATCGTCGTCTAACCTCACTCAGATCAATCTGTCTAACAATAGGTTATCCGGACCGATCCCTGGTTCAATCAAGAACCTAAGAAGCCTTCAGACTCTTCTTCTTGGCGCGAACCGGTTCACTGGACAGATCCCTGGTGAAATAGGAAGTTTGAAGAGTCTTTGCAAGATTGACGTGAGCGGTAATAGCTTGTCAGGCAAGGTACCTCCAGAGTTAGGCGAGTGTCAGTCACTGACCTACTTAGATTTGAGCCATAACCAGATCTCTGGTCAGATTCCGGTTCAGATTTCGCAGATTCGGATTCTAAACCAGCTCAATGTTTCTTGGAATTTGTTAAACCAGAGTCTCCCTGTTGAGCTTGGATACATGAAGAGCTTAACATCAGCAGATTTCTCACACAACAACTTCTCCGGTTCAGTACCAACTCTAGGGCAATTCTCTTACTTCAACAGCACGTCATTCCTTGGAAACCCTTTTCTCTGCGGATACTCTTCCAACCCTTGCAACGGTTCTCAAAACCAATCTCAGTCTCAGCTTCTTAACCACAAAAACGCCAATTCCCTTGGAGAAAACTCCGCGAAATTCAAGTTGTTATTAGGGTTAGGGATACTAGGGTTCTTCTTGGTGTTCATCGTTTTAGCTTTGGTCAATAATAGGAGAATGAGAAGGAATAGTCCGGATCTATGGAAGCTCATAGGGTTTCAAAAGCTAGGTTTTCGAAGCGAGCACGTTTTGGAATGCGTTAAAGAGAACAATGTGATCGGTAAAGGCGGTGCAGGGATCGTCTACAAAGGCTTAATGCCAAACGGTGAAGAAGTTGCGGTCAAGAAGCTCTTAGCCATAAGCAAAGGATCATCACACGACAACGGCTTATCCGCTGAGATTCAGACATTAGGTAGTATCAGACACAGAAACATTGTGAGATTGCTCGCTTTTTGTTCAAACAAAGA contains these protein-coding regions:
- the LOC108843281 gene encoding leucine-rich repeat receptor-like serine/threonine-protein kinase BAM3 gives rise to the protein MADKIFTFFLILSSVSPLLCSSSGSSLNLSLVRQAKVLVSLKQRFASYDPSLDSWNIPNFISLCSWTGVSCDNLNQSITRLDISSLNIYGTLSPEIHKLSSLEVLNISNNAFEGELEPLEFGQMSQLVTLDAYNNNFDGSLPLSLTKLTKLGHLNLGGNYFHGEIPRSYGDFLRLKHLDLSGNDLSGRIPNELGNITTLEKLYLGYDNEFHGIPAGLGSLINLVLLDLANCSLRGSVPTELGKLKNLEVLFLQINALTGSIPRELGNMTSLKALDLSNNFLEGVIPLELSGLQKLQVFNLFLNRLHGEIHEFVSQLPDLEVLKLWHNNFTGKIPKKLGSNGKLVEIDLSTNKLTGLIPETLCFGRKLKILILFNNFLFGSLPKDLGQCEPLWKLRLGQNFLTGKLPKGLVYLPHLWLLELQNNFLAGEIEEQEAGKARSSSNLTQINLSNNRLSGPIPGSIKNLRSLQTLLLGANRFTGQIPGEIGSLKSLCKIDVSGNSLSGKVPPELGECQSLTYLDLSHNQISGQIPVQISQIRILNQLNVSWNLLNQSLPVELGYMKSLTSADFSHNNFSGSVPTLGQFSYFNSTSFLGNPFLCGYSSNPCNGSQNQSQSQLLNHKNANSLGENSAKFKLLLGLGILGFFLVFIVLALVNNRRMRRNSPDLWKLIGFQKLGFRSEHVLECVKENNVIGKGGAGIVYKGLMPNGEEVAVKKLLAISKGSSHDNGLSAEIQTLGSIRHRNIVRLLAFCSNKDVNLLVYEYMPNGSLGEALHGKAGVFLKWETRLQIALEAAKGLCYLHHDCSPLIIHRDVKSNNILLGPEFEAHVADFGLAKFMMQDIEASQCMSSIAGSYGYIAPEYGYTLRIDEKSDVYSFGVVLLELITGRKPLDKFGEEGVDIVQWSKIQTNCNRQGVIKIIDQRLSNVPMREAMELFFVAMLCVQEHSVERPTMREVVQMISQAKQPNTI
- the LOC108843289 gene encoding plasma membrane-associated cation-binding protein 1 — protein: MGYWNSKVVPRFKKIFEKNSAKKAAAAEACKTFDESKETINKEIEEKKTELQPKVVETYEATSAEVKALVRDPKEAGLKKNSAAVLKYLEALVGIEFPGSTAVKEAASSFGAGYVSGPVGFIFEKVCVFLPEEVKTREVPVEEVKAEEPAKTEEPAKTEEPVKTEETSGEKEIVEEKKEETVATAVVEEKKPEVEKEEEKKPVVEEVKKEEAAPAPAPAVVETPVTAPAETTTPAPVAEPPKP